Proteins encoded within one genomic window of Planctomycetia bacterium:
- a CDS encoding 3'-5' exonuclease encodes MQESVKAGYLIFDIETIPDGQLIAETKYPDLKLTAHEAIVRAQDEARASSSSGSDFLPLTFHVPVAICVLKVGVDYRLQSLGCLDEPLYRPEVMVAQFWKGATHYNAKLVSFNGRQFDIPVLELAAFRYGLQIPWHFKGDNSNRGFKDKGPRNRYSELHLDLMEFFSNYNAYRMTGGLNLLSKLIGIPGKFEMNGSSVYSMILTGNHAAVNEYCSFDVLDTYFVFLRSMVLTGSLTLSEEQQLRTEAHAWLHTESEKQQHLKRYLERWPVPDNHAILATHA; translated from the coding sequence ATGCAGGAATCGGTCAAGGCAGGGTATCTGATCTTCGACATCGAGACCATTCCCGATGGACAACTAATTGCTGAAACAAAGTACCCCGATCTGAAGTTGACGGCACACGAGGCCATCGTTCGAGCCCAGGATGAGGCTCGAGCCAGTTCATCGTCCGGTTCTGATTTTCTGCCATTAACCTTCCATGTTCCGGTGGCCATTTGCGTTCTGAAAGTGGGAGTTGATTATCGACTGCAATCGCTCGGTTGCCTGGATGAGCCTCTCTATCGTCCGGAAGTGATGGTGGCACAATTCTGGAAAGGGGCCACCCATTACAATGCAAAACTGGTCAGTTTCAACGGCAGGCAGTTTGATATCCCCGTTCTGGAACTCGCAGCGTTTCGCTATGGCCTGCAAATTCCCTGGCACTTCAAAGGGGATAATTCAAACAGAGGCTTCAAGGATAAAGGTCCACGAAACCGCTATAGCGAACTGCATCTCGATCTGATGGAGTTTTTCTCCAATTACAATGCTTACCGCATGACAGGTGGGCTGAACCTGCTGTCTAAGCTCATTGGCATTCCCGGCAAGTTTGAAATGAATGGTTCGAGTGTTTACTCGATGATACTCACCGGCAACCATGCCGCAGTGAATGAATACTGTTCCTTTGATGTGCTGGATACCTATTTTGTATTTCTCCGGTCAATGGTCCTGACAGGCAGTCTGACTCTGAGTGAAGAGCAGCAACTTCGCACCGAGGCACATGCCTGGTTGCACACTGAATCAGAAAAGCAGCAGCATTTGAAACGGTATCTCGAACGCTGGCCAGTGCCTGATAATCATGCAATACTAGCGACGCATGCCTGA
- a CDS encoding PaaI family thioesterase, with translation MSTPSDQLAHWLAQEKEQRERLQNGVGPGVNHRDQVIGMNGMQIMQAILSGKLHYPPIAQTLDFMLMEVSDGHAVFQGTPGVAHLNPMGTVHGGWFATLLDSAVACAIQTMIPAGRAYTTTELSMNIVRALTPKVQRVRAEGNVLHCGRQLATAEGKLYGPDGVLYAHATTTCFIFEIPS, from the coding sequence ATGTCTACTCCATCTGATCAACTGGCACACTGGCTTGCTCAGGAGAAGGAGCAGCGCGAACGGTTACAGAATGGAGTTGGGCCGGGTGTCAATCATCGCGATCAGGTGATCGGTATGAATGGCATGCAGATCATGCAGGCAATTCTTTCCGGCAAGCTGCACTATCCGCCGATTGCCCAGACGCTTGACTTTATGCTGATGGAAGTGAGCGACGGTCATGCCGTGTTTCAGGGCACGCCTGGCGTGGCACATTTGAACCCGATGGGCACGGTGCATGGCGGCTGGTTTGCCACTCTGCTCGATTCAGCAGTAGCCTGTGCGATTCAGACGATGATTCCGGCGGGCAGAGCATACACTACTACCGAACTGAGCATGAATATCGTCCGGGCGCTGACACCCAAAGTGCAGCGAGTTCGGGCAGAAGGCAACGTTTTACACTGTGGCAGACAACTGGCAACCGCAGAGGGAAAACTCTATGGGCCGGATGGTGTGCTGTATGCACATGCGACTACGACTTGTTTTATCTTCGAAATTCCATCCTGA
- a CDS encoding cytochrome c, whose amino-acid sequence MNYLRRAILAFTVMMTLALCVGVQADSKLDISNWKEILPDAVYTRLVEESGKKLTSYTASASQFNQNGKRIQAEATNVIVYAEIAQRAGQANAGALRKVAEDLLEAAKAKKGDECKALAAKVNEYKSLSGSKSADLDLAKATSLAVIMDVSVKDVDRNLTQYKRLTSASFGAKGKAEEIENAMYKLAALSVATTAHVPTADLPKGKTAKDWLASAEEMRKHALAAAGAAKGKKLTELKKAVNDLNAACAKCHEDFRVETN is encoded by the coding sequence GTGAACTATCTGCGACGTGCTATTTTAGCTTTCACCGTAATGATGACACTGGCTCTGTGCGTTGGTGTGCAGGCTGATTCCAAGCTGGATATTTCCAACTGGAAAGAGATTCTGCCAGATGCTGTTTATACCAGGTTGGTGGAGGAATCAGGCAAAAAGCTGACCAGTTATACTGCCAGTGCTTCGCAGTTCAATCAGAATGGCAAGCGCATCCAGGCTGAAGCGACGAACGTGATTGTTTATGCGGAGATTGCACAACGTGCGGGGCAGGCCAATGCCGGCGCACTTCGCAAAGTCGCTGAGGATTTGCTCGAAGCAGCCAAGGCCAAGAAGGGTGATGAGTGCAAGGCACTTGCAGCCAAGGTTAACGAATACAAATCGCTATCAGGCAGCAAGTCGGCTGACCTTGATCTGGCCAAGGCGACCAGCCTGGCTGTCATTATGGATGTCTCTGTCAAGGATGTTGATCGCAACCTGACACAATACAAACGGCTGACTTCAGCTTCATTCGGTGCCAAGGGTAAGGCAGAAGAAATTGAAAACGCGATGTACAAGCTGGCAGCGCTGAGCGTCGCTACCACCGCCCATGTGCCTACGGCTGATCTGCCCAAGGGAAAGACAGCGAAAGATTGGCTCGCATCTGCTGAAGAGATGCGAAAACATGCCCTGGCTGCTGCCGGAGCCGCCAAAGGTAAAAAGCTGACTGAACTCAAGAAGGCGGTGAACGATCTCAATGCTGCCTGTGCGAAATGTCATGAAGACTTCCGCGTTGAAACGAATTAG
- a CDS encoding BON domain-containing protein → MMPNSAVTTVPPDSPDLAITSDQLCRALSHSGVPALRLVTVLEQEDMVILSGRLPSFYLKQLAQETVIPHLGDRHLENRITVVQH, encoded by the coding sequence ATGATGCCCAACTCCGCGGTGACCACTGTGCCACCCGATTCACCTGATCTGGCAATCACGTCAGATCAATTGTGCCGAGCTTTGTCTCATTCAGGAGTTCCGGCCTTGCGGCTGGTAACGGTTCTGGAGCAGGAGGATATGGTTATCCTCTCCGGCAGGTTGCCTAGTTTTTACTTGAAGCAACTGGCACAGGAAACGGTCATACCCCATCTGGGGGATCGTCACCTTGAAAACCGCATCACGGTTGTTCAGCATTAA
- a CDS encoding sulfurtransferase: MPIWILLLSLTVSNLAETDYPNRQLLIEPGQLAKEINNNGWRILDVRSAQAHAAGHVPQAMRVDGSEWAKAFQDGKDASGWSKRLSELGLTRDSKVVVYDDASNKDAARVWWILKFWGVRDVRLLHGMWNGWKSGGYEQSKLIMHAIPTDFEVQRQEGRLATKQQILQYLQDKSAGIIDARTEAEFTGKNKLNNKFGGCIPGAKHLDWADLVESKTQRFKSADELKSLFASHQIDLNKPQVAHCQSGGRSSVMNFAMELMGAKAVRNYHASWGEWGNSDDVPIDLKANK, encoded by the coding sequence ATGCCAATTTGGATTCTGCTATTGAGTTTAACCGTTTCGAACTTGGCTGAAACCGATTATCCGAACCGCCAGTTGCTGATCGAGCCAGGACAGCTTGCCAAAGAGATTAACAACAATGGCTGGCGTATACTCGATGTTCGCAGTGCACAGGCCCATGCTGCAGGGCATGTACCGCAGGCCATGCGGGTGGATGGCAGCGAGTGGGCCAAGGCATTTCAGGATGGCAAAGATGCTTCAGGCTGGAGCAAACGACTGAGTGAACTGGGGCTGACTCGCGATAGCAAAGTGGTGGTCTATGATGATGCATCCAACAAAGATGCAGCCCGGGTCTGGTGGATTCTGAAATTCTGGGGTGTGCGAGACGTTCGATTGCTGCATGGCATGTGGAACGGTTGGAAATCCGGTGGGTACGAACAGTCGAAGCTGATCATGCATGCAATCCCCACTGATTTTGAAGTACAGCGTCAGGAAGGCAGGTTGGCGACAAAACAGCAGATACTGCAATACCTGCAGGATAAATCTGCCGGTATCATCGATGCCAGAACCGAAGCTGAATTTACTGGTAAGAACAAGCTGAACAACAAGTTTGGCGGTTGCATTCCCGGTGCGAAGCATCTCGACTGGGCTGACCTGGTAGAAAGCAAAACGCAGCGGTTCAAAAGCGCGGATGAATTGAAGTCATTGTTTGCAAGCCATCAGATTGATTTGAACAAGCCACAGGTGGCACATTGTCAGAGTGGTGGCAGGTCATCGGTCATGAACTTTGCCATGGAATTGATGGGCGCCAAGGCAGTCAGAAACTATCATGCCAGTTGGGGTGAATGGGGCAACAGCGATGATGTACCGATTGATTTGAAAGCGAATAAATAA